The Thermococcus sp. genome includes a window with the following:
- the hisS gene encoding histidine--tRNA ligase — translation MKVRLEKVKGTRDLLPEEMAKRRWVFERIREVFERYNFHEVLTPTFEYTTLFQLRSGEEVVEQLYAFDDKGGRNISLRPDMTSSVARLYVNSFQNAPKPIKWYYIANMFRYEEPQSGRYREFWQAGVELLGSDRVEADAEVIALFVESYLSTGLEDFTVNIGDRVLLDEFARMLGVEDDVGLMRLIDKKDKMSREDFIAALGDFGLDEEGIGKVLSLIEIKGKPDEVLPKAEELFTSEAAKEEIKRLYELVDLLGAYGVREKILIDLGIARGFDYYTSIVFEAIAPNDLGIGSIGGGGRYDNLIEVFGGKPTPATGFAIGIERLIPILEWKGLIPEPKLKPDVYVIPIGKDAEIRKVTVEITSALRGAGIKADYELTGRKIGKALDYAGRLGVPYVVLVGKRDLSEGKVTIRDMESGEQRAVEKGKVVEVLGEMLGA, via the coding sequence ATGAAAGTTAGGCTTGAAAAGGTTAAGGGAACGCGAGATTTGCTCCCCGAGGAAATGGCCAAGAGGAGATGGGTATTTGAGAGAATACGCGAGGTGTTTGAGAGATACAACTTTCATGAGGTGCTCACGCCGACCTTTGAATACACCACGCTCTTCCAGCTGAGGAGCGGCGAGGAAGTGGTGGAACAGCTCTACGCCTTCGATGATAAGGGAGGCAGGAACATCTCACTTCGTCCGGACATGACGTCGAGCGTTGCCAGGCTTTACGTCAACTCCTTCCAGAACGCGCCCAAGCCGATAAAGTGGTACTATATAGCGAACATGTTCCGGTATGAGGAGCCGCAGAGCGGCCGCTATAGGGAGTTCTGGCAGGCAGGGGTGGAGCTCCTCGGAAGCGACAGGGTGGAGGCCGATGCAGAGGTCATAGCCCTCTTCGTTGAGAGCTACCTCTCGACCGGCCTTGAGGACTTCACGGTCAACATCGGGGACAGGGTTCTTCTCGACGAGTTCGCCAGGATGCTCGGCGTTGAGGACGACGTTGGGCTCATGAGGCTTATAGACAAGAAGGACAAGATGAGCCGTGAGGACTTCATCGCCGCCCTGGGAGATTTTGGGCTTGACGAAGAGGGAATCGGGAAGGTTCTCTCACTGATCGAGATCAAGGGGAAGCCGGACGAGGTTCTCCCGAAGGCCGAGGAGCTCTTTACGAGCGAAGCGGCAAAGGAGGAAATAAAAAGGCTCTACGAGCTGGTTGACCTTCTCGGGGCGTACGGCGTTAGGGAGAAGATCCTCATAGACCTGGGCATTGCGAGGGGCTTCGACTACTACACGAGCATAGTCTTTGAGGCCATAGCGCCCAACGACCTGGGAATCGGCTCGATCGGTGGCGGTGGGAGGTACGACAACCTCATAGAGGTCTTTGGGGGCAAGCCAACTCCCGCGACCGGCTTCGCCATAGGCATCGAGAGGCTGATTCCAATCCTTGAGTGGAAGGGCCTCATCCCGGAGCCGAAGCTTAAGCCTGATGTCTACGTGATCCCGATCGGGAAGGACGCCGAGATTAGGAAGGTCACGGTTGAGATAACGAGTGCCCTCAGAGGGGCCGGTATCAAGGCGGACTACGAACTCACCGGAAGGAAGATAGGTAAGGCGCTCGACTACGCCGGAAGGCTCGGCGTTCCCTACGTCGTCCTCGTCGGAAAGAGGGACCTCTCCGAGGGCAAAGTAACGATAAGGGACATGGAGAGCGGCGAACAGAGGGCAGTGGAGAAGGGCAAGGTTGTGGAGGTTCTCGGGGAGATGCTGGGGGCTTGA
- a CDS encoding MarC family protein — MSEWLSILSSALFMLIMIDPSDKILLVSLLREDFHIEDIRTLIVRANLIGFLLLFLFAVSGQIILQQIFHIDINALRVAGGFVLFKIGLEALESGGMMTLKKEKNILALAAVPVATPLIAGPAAITTAITLTAERGISHATAAIFIAILLTALTMFVTLYVIKNVSKTTLGVFIRIIGMFTMAIGAQMMVQGVVGIYLLMTSAA, encoded by the coding sequence ATGAGCGAGTGGCTTTCGATACTCAGTTCGGCGCTCTTCATGCTGATCATGATAGACCCGAGCGACAAGATACTCCTGGTCAGCTTGCTGAGGGAGGACTTCCACATAGAGGACATAAGAACCCTCATCGTCAGGGCGAACCTGATAGGCTTTCTCCTCCTGTTCCTCTTCGCCGTTTCCGGGCAGATAATCCTCCAGCAGATATTCCATATCGACATCAACGCCCTCCGCGTGGCGGGCGGCTTCGTGCTCTTCAAGATAGGCCTTGAGGCCCTTGAGAGCGGTGGTATGATGACCCTCAAGAAGGAGAAGAACATACTTGCTCTGGCCGCGGTTCCTGTTGCGACGCCGCTGATAGCTGGGCCGGCTGCGATAACAACGGCGATAACCCTGACGGCCGAGAGGGGCATTAGCCATGCTACCGCCGCTATATTCATTGCAATCCTGCTAACGGCGCTCACGATGTTCGTGACCCTCTACGTAATCAAGAACGTCAGTAAAACGACCCTTGGAGTGTTCATCAGGATAATCGGTATGTTCACGATGGCGATTGGGGCGCAGATGATGGTGCAGGGCGTCGTCGGAATTTACCTGCTCATGACGTCGGCCGCTTAG
- a CDS encoding cation:proton antiporter, with the protein MDVFLELAVILVTAKLMGYVSSKLGFPAALGQIIGGIILGPSLLDFVTYGEGVRLISELGVIMLLFLAGLETDMEEFKRVGLPAFLIASLGVAVPFIFGYAVALRWGYQSMEALFLGGVMTATSVSLTASVLMEMKRLRTRVGAAILAAAVVDDVLGIIILTILVAMNTKGTVYVEDIAVLLVEISAFFLLSYLIGRGIVKRVLKGSHRINLPETVTTVSIVVMLIFAYLAEYFQIAAITGAYLAGILVAGSDDARKITDKIITLGYAFFIPVFLVGVGAETDAHVVLAAGTFALLYSTLAIVGKVIGCGVGGLLSKFSPVESLQIGVGMIPRMEVGLIMANIGLSEGILTNESFSIAIAMVMATTLVTPPLLKLAFSKR; encoded by the coding sequence ATGGACGTCTTCCTCGAGCTGGCGGTAATCCTGGTAACTGCTAAGCTGATGGGCTATGTGAGCAGTAAGCTCGGCTTTCCCGCAGCTTTGGGTCAGATAATAGGAGGGATAATCCTCGGTCCCTCTCTCCTTGATTTTGTCACGTACGGGGAAGGTGTTCGGCTCATCTCTGAGCTGGGCGTCATAATGCTGCTATTTTTGGCGGGCCTTGAAACCGATATGGAAGAGTTCAAGCGCGTCGGTCTTCCGGCCTTTCTCATAGCCTCCCTCGGGGTTGCGGTCCCGTTCATATTCGGCTACGCCGTTGCCCTTAGATGGGGATATCAAAGTATGGAGGCCCTTTTCCTCGGTGGTGTTATGACGGCCACGAGCGTCAGCTTAACGGCGAGCGTTCTCATGGAGATGAAGCGCCTCAGAACCCGTGTGGGTGCGGCCATCTTAGCCGCCGCCGTCGTGGACGACGTTCTGGGCATAATAATCCTTACAATTCTCGTGGCCATGAACACCAAGGGAACGGTTTACGTAGAGGACATAGCCGTTCTCCTCGTTGAAATCTCCGCTTTCTTCCTTCTCAGCTACCTTATCGGTAGGGGAATCGTCAAGAGGGTTCTCAAAGGTTCTCACAGGATCAATCTTCCGGAGACCGTAACGACGGTCTCGATAGTGGTCATGCTGATCTTCGCCTACCTTGCGGAGTACTTCCAGATAGCTGCCATAACAGGTGCTTACCTGGCCGGGATACTCGTCGCGGGGAGCGATGACGCTAGAAAGATAACCGACAAGATCATCACCCTCGGCTACGCTTTCTTCATTCCTGTCTTTCTGGTCGGCGTTGGAGCCGAAACCGATGCCCACGTGGTTCTTGCGGCGGGAACATTTGCCCTGCTTTACTCTACCCTTGCCATTGTGGGTAAGGTCATCGGTTGTGGCGTTGGGGGTCTCCTCTCAAAGTTTAGCCCCGTGGAGTCCCTTCAGATAGGCGTTGGAATGATTCCGAGAATGGAGGTTGGCCTGATAATGGCCAATATCGGTCTTTCCGAGGGAATACTCACGAACGAGAGCTTTTCCATAGCCATTGCGATGGTCATGGCGACGACGCTCGTGACGCCGCCGCTCCTCAAGCTCGCATTCTCGAAGAGATAG
- a CDS encoding HPP family protein encodes MVLSGSMPGEKSKNAKAKKIKIIHSKRRLLQLKRKEELSHNIRYVSRVPVRLVMDRDYLVVHPHDSLVTLIERMGEEESSAIVVDSKGKLVGFVTMKDILHLFDVPRRHSIVGFGLLKRYSVTRATRVEDIMVTKPITVGIDDDLGHAIRIMLESGKHHLPVVDDDNRVHGLLEVKDIIRLIRLVSL; translated from the coding sequence ATGGTTCTCAGTGGGAGCATGCCGGGGGAGAAATCCAAAAACGCCAAGGCGAAGAAGATAAAGATAATCCACAGCAAGAGGAGGCTTCTCCAGCTTAAGAGAAAGGAGGAGCTAAGTCACAACATCAGATACGTTTCCAGGGTTCCTGTGAGGCTGGTCATGGACAGGGACTACCTCGTCGTTCACCCTCACGACTCATTGGTAACTCTCATCGAGAGGATGGGGGAGGAAGAAAGCTCCGCCATCGTCGTTGATTCCAAGGGAAAGCTGGTCGGGTTTGTCACGATGAAGGACATACTCCATCTCTTTGACGTTCCTCGAAGACACTCGATAGTGGGTTTTGGCCTGCTGAAGAGGTACTCGGTCACGAGGGCGACGCGGGTTGAGGACATAATGGTCACCAAGCCCATAACCGTTGGGATTGACGATGACCTTGGACATGCGATAAGGATAATGCTCGAGAGCGGGAAGCACCACCTTCCCGTTGTCGATGATGACAACAGAGTCCATGGCCTTCTTGAAGTGAAGGACATAATCCGTCTGATACGCCTTGTCTCCCTATAA